Proteins encoded together in one Streptomyces sp. NA04227 window:
- a CDS encoding biotin--[acetyl-CoA-carboxylase] ligase, translating into MTHENAQGDSGSRWSDLDRPPLDAASLRRALIRSGSLWTSLEVVPSTGSTNTDLTSAADALDEGTVLVAEEQNAGRGRLERRWSAPARSGLFFSVLLRPGDAVPVERWGWLPLLAGVATATALSREAGVDTALKWPNDLLVTVGSEERKTGGILAERAGTGAVVIGIGLNVSLRTDELPVPGAGSLALAGAKNADRDILLRAILRSLEQWYGDWREAGGDPAVSGIQETYAAGCATLGRRVRAELPGGGEIIGEAVAIDGDGRLVLATEEGVQEPVAAGDIVHLKAAGPAPRE; encoded by the coding sequence ATGACGCATGAAAATGCCCAAGGGGATTCGGGGAGCCGCTGGTCCGACCTGGACCGTCCGCCCCTCGACGCCGCCTCGTTGCGCCGCGCGCTGATCCGTTCCGGATCGCTGTGGACCTCTCTGGAGGTCGTGCCCAGCACCGGCTCCACCAACACCGATCTCACCTCGGCCGCCGACGCCCTGGACGAGGGCACGGTGCTCGTCGCCGAGGAGCAGAACGCCGGCCGCGGCCGTCTGGAGCGCCGTTGGAGCGCCCCGGCGCGCAGTGGCCTGTTCTTCTCGGTCCTGCTGCGCCCCGGCGACGCCGTACCGGTGGAGCGCTGGGGCTGGCTGCCGCTGCTCGCCGGGGTCGCCACCGCCACCGCCCTGTCCCGCGAGGCGGGCGTGGACACGGCACTCAAGTGGCCCAACGACCTCCTGGTCACTGTCGGCTCGGAGGAGCGCAAGACGGGCGGCATCCTCGCCGAACGCGCCGGTACCGGCGCCGTGGTCATCGGCATCGGCCTCAATGTGAGCCTGCGCACGGACGAACTCCCGGTCCCCGGCGCCGGTTCGCTGGCCCTCGCGGGCGCCAAGAACGCCGACCGCGACATCCTGCTGCGCGCGATCCTGCGCTCCCTGGAGCAGTGGTACGGGGACTGGCGCGAGGCGGGCGGCGATCCGGCGGTCTCCGGCATCCAGGAGACGTACGCCGCGGGCTGCGCCACCCTCGGCCGCCGGGTGCGGGCCGAACTGCCCGGTGGCGGCGAGATCATCGGCGAGGCGGTCGCCATCGACGGCGACGGGCGTCTGGTGCTCGCCACCGAGGAGGGCGTGCAGGAGCCGGTGGCCGCCGGGGACATCGTGCATCTGAAGGCGGCGGGGCCCGCTCCGCGGGAGTGA
- a CDS encoding acyl-CoA carboxylase subunit beta — MSEPQEPQIDIHTTAGKLADLQRRIEEATHAGSARAVEKQHAKGKLTARERIGLLLDEDSFVELDEFAQHRSTNFGLEKNRPYGDGVVTGYGTVDGRPVAVFSQDFTVFGGALGEVFGQKIVKVMDFALKTGCPVIGINDSGGARIQEGVSALGLYGEIFRRNTLASGVIPQISLVVGPCAGGAVYSPAITDFTIMVDQTSHMFITGPDVIKTVTGEDVGFEELGGARTHNATSGVAHHMAGDEKDAIEYVKTLLSYLPSNNLSEAPSFPEEADLALTDEDRELDTIIPDSANQPYNIVSVVEHVLDDGEFFETQALFAPNIVTGFGRIEGHPVGVVANQPMQFAGCLDIDASEKAARFVRTCDAFNIPVLTFVDVPGFLPGVEQEHTGIIRRGAKLIYAYAEATVPLITVITRKAFGGAYDVMGSKHLGADLNLAWPTAQIAVMGAQGAVNILHRRTLAAASDEEREDLRAQLIREYEDTLLNPYTAAERGYIDAVIMPSDTRSHLVRGLRQLRSKRESLPPKKHGNIPL; from the coding sequence ATGTCCGAGCCCCAAGAGCCGCAGATCGACATTCACACCACCGCAGGCAAGCTCGCCGACCTGCAGCGGCGTATCGAGGAGGCGACACACGCCGGCTCGGCACGCGCGGTGGAGAAGCAGCACGCCAAGGGCAAGCTGACAGCGCGTGAGCGGATCGGCCTGCTCCTCGACGAGGATTCCTTCGTCGAGCTGGACGAGTTCGCGCAGCACCGTTCGACCAACTTCGGGCTGGAGAAGAACCGCCCGTACGGAGACGGTGTGGTCACCGGATACGGCACCGTCGACGGCCGCCCGGTCGCGGTGTTCTCGCAGGACTTCACGGTCTTCGGCGGTGCGCTCGGCGAGGTGTTCGGGCAGAAGATCGTCAAGGTCATGGACTTCGCGCTGAAGACCGGCTGCCCGGTCATCGGCATCAACGACTCCGGCGGCGCCCGTATCCAGGAGGGCGTGAGCGCGCTCGGCCTGTACGGCGAGATCTTCCGGCGCAACACGCTGGCCTCCGGTGTGATCCCGCAGATCAGCCTGGTCGTCGGCCCCTGTGCGGGCGGCGCGGTCTACTCCCCCGCCATCACCGACTTCACGATCATGGTCGACCAGACCTCGCACATGTTCATCACCGGTCCGGACGTCATCAAGACGGTCACCGGTGAGGACGTCGGCTTCGAGGAGCTCGGCGGCGCCCGTACCCACAACGCGACCTCCGGTGTGGCGCACCACATGGCGGGCGACGAGAAGGACGCGATCGAGTACGTCAAGACGCTGCTGTCCTACCTGCCGTCGAACAACCTGAGCGAGGCGCCCTCCTTCCCCGAGGAGGCCGACCTCGCCCTCACCGACGAGGACCGCGAGCTCGACACGATCATCCCGGACAGCGCGAACCAGCCGTACAACATCGTCTCGGTGGTCGAACACGTCCTGGACGACGGCGAGTTCTTCGAGACGCAGGCGCTGTTCGCGCCGAACATCGTCACCGGGTTCGGCCGTATCGAGGGCCATCCGGTGGGTGTCGTCGCCAACCAGCCGATGCAGTTCGCCGGTTGCCTGGACATCGACGCCTCCGAGAAGGCCGCGCGCTTCGTGCGCACCTGCGACGCCTTCAACATCCCGGTGCTCACCTTCGTCGACGTCCCCGGCTTCCTGCCGGGCGTCGAGCAGGAGCACACCGGCATCATCCGCCGCGGCGCCAAGCTGATCTACGCCTACGCCGAGGCCACCGTCCCGCTGATCACGGTCATCACCCGCAAGGCCTTCGGCGGCGCCTACGACGTGATGGGCTCCAAGCACCTCGGCGCGGACCTCAACCTGGCCTGGCCGACCGCCCAGATCGCCGTCATGGGCGCCCAGGGCGCGGTCAACATCCTGCACCGCCGCACCCTCGCCGCAGCGAGCGACGAGGAGCGCGAGGACCTGCGCGCCCAGCTCATCCGCGAGTACGAGGACACGCTGCTCAACCCGTACACGGCGGCCGAGCGCGGTTACATCGACGCGGTGATCATGCCGTCCGACACCCGTTCCCACCTCGTCCGCGGCCTGCGCCAGCTGCGCAGCAAGCGCGAGTCCCTGCCGCCGAAGAAGCACGGCAACATCCCGCTGTAG